The following proteins are encoded in a genomic region of Paenibacillus sp. FSL R7-0273:
- a CDS encoding MFS transporter has protein sequence MNTNVSQDSPAPALKTPVQRDQQQATIYRILLAVSFVHLFNDSIQALIPAMFPTLRDNLLLSFTQIGWLAFALNMTSSLIQPVIGFAADRKPRPILLPLGMCCTFAGVLLLAFADSYALVIFSVILVGFGSAAFHPEGMRVAHMAAGQRKGLSQSIFQVGGNAGQSLGPLLINWVFIPFGQIGALGFTVFAAAGIAVQTYVAKWYSGMLNAGYTFRKKSSGGVIDPAQRKAIVTAAVILVFIVFVRSWYGASIGGYYAFYLMDHYGMKLENAQIYIFMYLAAGAVGTFFGGPLADRFGRRNLILVSMLGTVPLALALPFVSQFWAAVLLIISGFVLLSSFSVTVVYAQMLFPGNIGTVSGLITGLAFGLGGIGSLIIGRLIDHFDITSVFVACGFLPLLGLLALLLPGDRQLEKWSAE, from the coding sequence ATGAACACTAATGTCTCGCAGGATAGTCCTGCACCTGCTCTCAAGACCCCTGTACAACGCGATCAGCAGCAGGCTACGATCTACAGGATTCTACTCGCGGTCAGCTTTGTCCATCTATTCAATGATTCTATTCAGGCACTGATTCCGGCGATGTTCCCTACACTCAGGGATAACCTGCTGCTGTCCTTTACCCAGATCGGCTGGCTTGCGTTCGCCCTGAATATGACCTCGTCACTGATTCAGCCGGTAATCGGGTTCGCCGCTGACCGCAAGCCCCGGCCTATTCTTCTCCCGCTTGGCATGTGCTGCACCTTTGCCGGAGTGCTTCTGTTAGCCTTTGCTGACAGCTATGCGCTGGTTATCTTCTCGGTTATACTCGTCGGATTCGGGTCAGCCGCCTTTCATCCCGAAGGAATGCGTGTCGCTCACATGGCGGCAGGGCAGCGCAAGGGCTTGTCCCAGTCTATTTTTCAAGTCGGCGGCAATGCCGGCCAGTCCTTAGGCCCTTTGCTGATCAACTGGGTATTCATTCCCTTCGGACAGATTGGGGCACTTGGATTCACTGTTTTCGCCGCAGCTGGTATCGCCGTCCAGACGTATGTAGCCAAGTGGTACAGCGGCATGCTAAATGCCGGTTATACATTCCGCAAAAAGTCTTCAGGCGGCGTAATTGATCCAGCACAGCGCAAAGCGATTGTTACAGCTGCTGTTATTCTGGTCTTTATCGTATTTGTCCGCTCCTGGTACGGAGCCTCTATCGGCGGATATTATGCCTTCTATTTAATGGACCATTATGGCATGAAGCTTGAGAACGCGCAGATCTACATTTTTATGTATCTGGCGGCCGGAGCTGTAGGCACCTTCTTTGGCGGACCGCTTGCCGACCGCTTCGGACGGCGGAATCTTATTCTGGTTTCTATGCTAGGTACAGTACCGCTTGCCCTGGCCCTTCCGTTTGTGAGCCAATTTTGGGCTGCCGTCCTGCTTATTATCTCCGGGTTTGTGCTGCTCTCCAGCTTCTCGGTGACCGTTGTGTATGCACAGATGCTGTTCCCGGGTAATATCGGCACAGTGTCCGGCCTGATTACCGGTCTTGCTTTTGGCCTGGGCGGAATCGGTTCCTTAATCATCGGCAGACTGATTGACCATTTTGACATCACCTCGGTATTTGTAGCCTGCGGCTTTCTTCCGCTGCTCGGACTGCTCGCTCTCCTGCTTCCAGGTGACAGGCAGCTGGAGAAGTGGTCGGCTGAATAG
- a CDS encoding molybdopterin-dependent oxidoreductase → MKKILAGIRQGYGKKLVSIHRWNAWLVLFLAVSGLLLVGGFWREILGEGRVWLKWAHIAFGLLLLIPVIYYLLLAARHWKRLNGKPAQKANVIFVLVLLIGWLLSGVVLWQFRLAGPRAANAALFIHDLLTWIGLPVIIYHSVTRVKWLKEPKKRSVIAGTGATEGTGASADLERPAAGSSPQPVYTRRGFIKLAVGAGLAVTVGPTFIRWVGKSLQIPGTANYAANNANALIPDPVPLADSSPPIGGGAEGSFRVYTVTDIPAFDNSNWSFTIDGLVDKPFTWTWEEFVKLQREVQVSDFHCVTGWSVYKNTWEGLPLYKLLDMAGVKQEAVMVKLYSGDGVYTDSLTLPQARMEDVMVAVMHDGIPIPNQLGGPVRLVTPQMYAYKAVKWLNRIELIAEDHVGYWEQRGYDKDAWLPGAKRV, encoded by the coding sequence TTGAAAAAGATTTTGGCAGGCATCCGGCAAGGCTATGGTAAGAAGCTCGTCTCCATTCACCGCTGGAATGCCTGGCTTGTACTGTTTCTGGCTGTGAGCGGGTTGTTGCTGGTTGGCGGCTTTTGGCGCGAAATACTGGGCGAGGGAAGGGTATGGCTCAAATGGGCGCATATTGCCTTCGGGCTGCTCCTGCTAATCCCGGTTATTTATTATCTGTTGCTTGCTGCCAGGCACTGGAAGAGGCTGAACGGGAAGCCCGCCCAGAAGGCAAATGTCATCTTCGTGCTGGTTCTGCTTATCGGCTGGCTTTTATCAGGAGTTGTACTCTGGCAGTTCCGGCTTGCCGGACCAAGAGCAGCCAATGCGGCACTCTTCATTCATGACCTGCTCACCTGGATCGGACTTCCTGTCATTATCTATCACTCCGTTACCCGCGTGAAGTGGCTTAAGGAGCCAAAAAAACGTTCAGTCATTGCCGGTACAGGGGCTACTGAAGGTACAGGTGCTTCCGCAGACTTAGAGCGCCCCGCAGCCGGCAGTTCTCCTCAGCCTGTATACACGCGGCGCGGCTTCATTAAGCTGGCTGTCGGAGCCGGGCTTGCAGTAACCGTTGGCCCGACCTTTATACGGTGGGTTGGCAAGTCTCTTCAGATACCCGGCACTGCAAATTATGCCGCCAATAACGCTAACGCCCTTATTCCCGATCCCGTACCGCTGGCAGATTCTTCTCCGCCAATCGGCGGGGGTGCGGAGGGCAGCTTCCGGGTATATACGGTAACGGATATTCCGGCATTCGATAACTCGAACTGGTCGTTTACGATCGACGGGCTGGTAGATAAGCCGTTCACCTGGACTTGGGAAGAGTTCGTTAAGCTTCAGCGCGAGGTGCAGGTCAGTGATTTTCACTGCGTAACCGGCTGGTCCGTTTATAAAAACACATGGGAAGGCCTCCCGCTTTACAAGCTGCTGGATATGGCAGGTGTGAAGCAGGAGGCGGTAATGGTTAAGCTGTATTCCGGCGACGGTGTCTACACCGACTCCCTGACTCTCCCCCAGGCCCGCATGGAAGATGTCATGGTCGCTGTAATGCATGACGGCATACCGATTCCGAATCAGCTTGGAGGCCCTGTACGTCTGGTCACTCCCCAGATGTATGCCTACAAAGCAGTAAAATGGCTTAACCGGATCGAGTTGATTGCCGAAGATCACGTCGGATACTGGGAGCAGCGCGGATACGATAAAGACGCCTGGCTGCCGGGTGCCAAGCGGGTATGA
- a CDS encoding ABC transporter permease, with protein MSLFRLTLRNVLHRRFLSLLTVCAVAVTVAFIVLLTLSRESVEQGAKKGYGPFDLVLGAAGSETQLVLNTFYHIGAPTGNIPLAVLDQARQDQSVAEAYAMTTGDNYKGFPIVGLESGYFYTRYGDTRLQEGSMYAHTGETIVGSYVAKSLGLKIGDTFSGAHGLVQEEAHGEEHVEEQDDEDGEDHAHGSFRYTVTGILPELHTPDDRAVFTTVDYAWAVHGLAPEDREITAVLVKPASLLGAHDLRQELDGSNGVQAAYTSKAVSDVLNAVDQGSRLLSMLTAICVLLAGISILLSLIAAAGERTKDVGLLRLLGKSRAYVWLTLTCEGLLVTATGLIAGLLLGHLGAFLLKDALFAQAGIQIQPYHWTQEHWLIAIGAITIGLLSSLGPAFRMYRMHPLALFKS; from the coding sequence ATGAGCCTGTTCCGGCTAACATTGCGTAATGTGCTGCACCGGCGTTTTTTGTCTCTGCTTACGGTCTGCGCGGTTGCGGTTACCGTTGCTTTTATTGTACTGCTTACCCTTTCGCGGGAGAGTGTAGAGCAGGGCGCCAAAAAAGGCTACGGCCCCTTTGACCTCGTCCTCGGAGCAGCGGGCAGTGAGACCCAGCTGGTGCTAAATACTTTTTATCATATTGGTGCCCCGACCGGGAACATTCCGCTCGCTGTACTGGATCAGGCCAGGCAGGACCAGTCTGTTGCTGAAGCCTATGCGATGACTACAGGGGATAACTATAAGGGGTTTCCGATAGTCGGGCTGGAGTCAGGTTACTTCTATACAAGGTATGGGGACACCAGGCTGCAGGAAGGCTCCATGTATGCCCATACGGGTGAGACCATTGTTGGGTCGTATGTGGCTAAATCACTGGGACTGAAGATAGGGGATACCTTTTCAGGTGCGCACGGGCTTGTACAGGAGGAAGCACACGGGGAAGAACATGTTGAAGAGCAGGATGATGAGGATGGGGAAGATCACGCCCACGGAAGCTTCCGGTACACCGTAACCGGTATCCTTCCTGAGCTTCATACCCCGGATGACCGTGCCGTATTTACAACCGTGGACTATGCCTGGGCCGTGCACGGGCTTGCGCCTGAGGACAGGGAGATTACCGCAGTATTGGTCAAGCCGGCAAGTCTGCTCGGAGCCCACGATTTGAGGCAGGAGCTGGATGGCTCTAATGGAGTTCAGGCGGCTTACACAAGCAAGGCTGTATCCGATGTATTGAACGCAGTAGATCAGGGCTCCAGGCTGCTCAGTATGCTGACGGCAATATGTGTGCTGCTGGCCGGGATATCGATTTTGCTATCGCTGATTGCCGCGGCCGGTGAACGTACCAAGGATGTCGGACTATTGCGTCTTCTGGGTAAGTCCAGGGCATATGTGTGGCTGACGCTGACCTGTGAAGGCCTGCTGGTTACGGCAACCGGGCTGATCGCCGGTCTGCTGCTCGGTCATCTGGGTGCGTTTCTGCTGAAGGATGCGCTGTTCGCTCAGGCAGGAATTCAGATTCAGCCGTATCACTGGACACAGGAGCACTGGCTGATTGCTATAGGCGCAATTACTATTGGTCTGCTGTCCTCGCTCGGCCCGGCATTCCGGATGTACCGGATGCATCCGCTCGCTCTGTTCAAATCCTAG
- a CDS encoding ABC transporter ATP-binding protein, which translates to MLQIRDVKKQFKVDGRQVPILDIPEWKVEKGERVAITGPSGSGKSTLLHLVSGILRADSGSIVVDGQPLHELAEAKRDAFRASRIGYVLQDFHLIPSLTARQNIEIAMTARLTARERKRVVDGWLEQVGLAGRSQHRPSQLSRGQQQRIAIVRALVNQPPLLLADEPTGSLDWETADEISALLLDLSITHGHTLIVVTHDLNMAGRFPHCLNIQDVNTVRREVMPLQRHSRGIREGATV; encoded by the coding sequence GTGCTTCAGATCCGGGATGTAAAAAAACAGTTCAAGGTTGACGGAAGACAAGTACCGATTCTGGATATTCCTGAGTGGAAGGTTGAAAAAGGAGAGCGTGTAGCGATTACCGGGCCCAGCGGGTCCGGTAAAAGCACGCTTTTACATCTGGTCAGCGGAATCCTCCGGGCGGACAGCGGCAGCATTGTAGTGGACGGCCAGCCGCTTCACGAGCTGGCAGAGGCCAAACGTGATGCCTTTCGCGCTTCCCGCATCGGTTATGTGCTGCAGGACTTTCATCTGATTCCGTCCCTGACGGCCCGGCAGAATATCGAGATTGCGATGACAGCAAGGCTTACAGCCAGGGAACGTAAACGGGTTGTGGACGGCTGGCTGGAGCAGGTGGGACTCGCCGGCCGCAGCCAGCACCGGCCTTCCCAGCTGTCGCGCGGCCAGCAGCAGCGGATAGCGATTGTCCGGGCGCTGGTGAATCAGCCTCCGCTTCTGCTCGCGGATGAGCCTACAGGCAGCCTGGACTGGGAGACCGCGGATGAAATCTCTGCTCTTTTGCTTGATCTTAGTATTACTCATGGTCACACGCTCATCGTTGTTACTCATGACCTGAATATGGCAGGACGTTTTCCGCATTGTCTGAATATTCAGGATGTAAATACAGTCCGCCGGGAAGTTATGCCGTTGCAGCGTCACAGCCGCGGGATCAGGGAGGGGGCAACAGTATGA
- a CDS encoding alkaline phosphatase — MNKLMKGIIFGGLAAAVVSGATLAGAAQGTTNAGGTAKAQSKNLIVLIGDGMGPAQISAARYFQQYTKGVNHLNIDPYYVGQATTYADRGEDGGKIVSGIVTDSASAGTAFATGHKTYNAGISVSNEDVSKPFASIIEAAESTGKATGLVTTARITHATPAVYASHVRSRDNEAAIASQYLESGVDVLMGGGKQFFVTKEEKGKRTDKSLLPDFKAKGYTVVENASALNALTSKNTKVLGLFGSSHVAYVPDRTAETPSLAAMTSKALNILSADKDGFVMMIEGGRIDHAGHANDLPTLVQEALDFDAAFKTAIDFAKKNGNTSVVVTADHETGGLSLSRDNIYEINIDLWNKQKHSSESLAADLEAAQTPEEIRSIVTANTWITDLSDEEVTQIMNGDGSSYKREGAYNAVISKRLLVGWSGHGHSAVDVGVWAYGPIADKVKGQVDNTQIATAGAGILGLDLNKRSAELQSKYLYPKFKISRDNEVLYPAEALAKALGGTYKGDASAAKLTLKNNTIDVSLTGKTAKLNNKAAAYTVDVDNGVLYLPLTAFNQLTGTTLKWDALSERLILR; from the coding sequence ATGAACAAGCTGATGAAGGGCATTATCTTTGGGGGACTGGCAGCAGCTGTGGTTTCAGGGGCAACACTCGCCGGAGCGGCGCAGGGTACAACAAATGCAGGGGGGACGGCAAAAGCCCAGTCCAAAAACCTGATTGTGCTGATTGGCGACGGTATGGGCCCGGCCCAGATTTCGGCGGCAAGATATTTTCAGCAATACACCAAGGGTGTCAATCATCTGAATATCGATCCTTATTACGTAGGACAGGCTACTACATATGCAGACCGCGGTGAAGACGGCGGGAAGATTGTATCCGGTATCGTTACGGACTCTGCTTCAGCAGGTACTGCCTTTGCTACAGGACACAAAACCTACAATGCAGGCATTAGCGTGTCTAACGAGGACGTATCCAAGCCATTCGCTTCTATTATTGAGGCTGCCGAGAGTACCGGCAAAGCAACAGGACTCGTGACCACGGCCCGTATCACCCATGCCACACCAGCTGTTTACGCATCCCATGTGCGCAGCCGTGATAATGAAGCAGCCATTGCCTCGCAGTATCTGGAGAGCGGTGTAGATGTGCTGATGGGCGGCGGGAAGCAGTTTTTTGTAACGAAGGAAGAGAAGGGCAAACGGACGGATAAGAGCCTCCTCCCTGACTTCAAGGCCAAGGGCTATACTGTGGTTGAAAATGCGTCTGCCCTAAATGCGCTCACCTCCAAAAATACCAAGGTGCTCGGCCTGTTCGGCAGCTCCCATGTTGCCTATGTTCCGGACCGGACGGCAGAGACGCCGAGTCTTGCCGCCATGACCTCCAAGGCGCTGAATATCCTATCCGCTGATAAGGACGGCTTTGTTATGATGATTGAGGGCGGACGCATAGACCATGCTGGTCATGCTAACGATCTGCCGACGCTTGTTCAGGAGGCGCTTGATTTCGACGCTGCATTTAAGACAGCCATTGATTTTGCGAAGAAAAACGGCAACACCTCCGTCGTAGTCACAGCGGACCATGAAACAGGCGGCCTGTCCCTCTCGCGCGATAACATTTATGAGATCAATATTGATCTGTGGAACAAGCAGAAGCATTCCTCCGAAAGCCTGGCGGCAGACCTTGAAGCGGCACAGACACCGGAAGAGATCCGCAGCATCGTAACGGCCAACACCTGGATCACAGATCTTAGCGATGAAGAGGTTACCCAGATTATGAACGGGGACGGGTCCTCATATAAACGTGAAGGTGCGTATAATGCGGTTATATCCAAACGGCTGCTCGTCGGCTGGTCCGGTCACGGGCACTCGGCGGTTGATGTCGGAGTCTGGGCATACGGGCCGATTGCGGACAAGGTAAAGGGACAGGTGGATAACACGCAGATTGCTACGGCAGGGGCGGGTATTCTGGGGCTGGATCTCAACAAGCGTTCTGCTGAGCTGCAGTCCAAATATCTTTATCCGAAGTTTAAAATCAGCCGCGACAACGAGGTGCTCTACCCGGCCGAAGCATTGGCGAAGGCGCTTGGCGGTACGTACAAAGGGGATGCTTCTGCCGCGAAGCTGACGCTGAAGAACAATACCATTGATGTCAGCCTGACAGGTAAAACAGCCAAGCTGAACAATAAGGCGGCTGCTTACACAGTAGATGTGGATAATGGCGTGCTATACCTCCCGCTCACTGCATTCAATCAGCTTACAGGCACAACCCTGAAGTGGGATGCCCTGTCCGAACGGCTTATCCTGAGATAG
- the ligA gene encoding NAD-dependent DNA ligase LigA — protein sequence MDVMHTMEELVAELNKYNYHYYTLDAPLVSDKEYDVLYDKLVQLEAESGLVLPDSPTQRVGGELLKGFTPHRHLAPLWSLDKAQNIEQLRSWNARVLKLVNDYNTKNPDNPLPEPCYAVELKFDGLTLNLTYQDGRLVQAATRGNGVTGEGILAQVKTIKSVPLTIPFKEGLIEVQGEGIMNLSVLADYNTRAAEPLKNARNGAAGALRNLNPKTTAERRLNSFFYNVGYAQGVQFADHQQMMDFLRTNQFKVNPYLTYYDKFDDVTEQLAEIEEKRAGLDYLIDGAVIKVTDFRIRETLGYTDKFPRWAVAYKFEAEETTTILESVSWNVGRTGKVTPLARVEAVELAGVTVQNCTLNNVGDIERKNLKHALGTRVFIRRSNDVIPEILGKVTEESDGGEIIFPDNCPSCGFPLEMRGAHLFCNNKLDCKPQIVSRITHFASRDAMDIETFSEKTAGQLHEELNVREPADLYELTFEQLVKLDRFGEKKAANLLKALEESKARDLASFLYALGIPNTGKATTRMLAEHYRSLEAVMNATAEELSGLPDIGGIVAESIVSFFADPFVVVSINRMLELGVQAKAPEAPLQVSTDSFFSGKTVVLTGSLQKLTREAAAERLEALGAKVSGSVSKKTDLVIAGEKAGSKLAKAQQLGIQVIEDEDELIRLLEL from the coding sequence ATGGACGTTATGCATACCATGGAAGAGCTTGTTGCTGAGCTGAATAAATACAATTATCACTATTACACCCTGGATGCCCCGTTAGTCAGCGACAAGGAGTATGATGTGCTTTACGACAAGCTTGTTCAGCTTGAGGCAGAGAGCGGGCTTGTGCTTCCCGATTCCCCGACTCAGCGGGTTGGAGGCGAATTGCTGAAGGGCTTCACCCCGCACCGGCACCTTGCTCCCCTCTGGAGCCTGGATAAGGCGCAGAATATCGAGCAGCTGCGGAGCTGGAATGCCCGTGTGCTGAAGCTGGTGAATGACTACAACACCAAGAATCCGGATAACCCGCTGCCTGAGCCCTGCTATGCGGTGGAGCTGAAATTCGACGGATTGACGCTTAATCTGACTTATCAGGACGGCAGGCTGGTCCAGGCTGCGACCCGGGGTAACGGGGTAACGGGTGAAGGTATCCTTGCCCAGGTCAAGACGATCAAGTCTGTGCCGCTCACCATTCCGTTTAAGGAAGGACTGATTGAAGTCCAGGGTGAGGGAATTATGAATCTGTCCGTACTGGCTGATTACAATACCCGTGCAGCCGAGCCTCTGAAGAATGCGCGCAACGGGGCTGCGGGTGCCCTGCGCAACCTGAATCCGAAGACGACGGCTGAACGCAGGCTGAACTCTTTCTTTTATAACGTAGGTTATGCGCAAGGGGTGCAGTTCGCCGATCATCAGCAGATGATGGATTTCCTGCGGACCAACCAGTTTAAGGTGAATCCTTATCTTACCTATTACGATAAATTTGATGATGTGACCGAGCAACTGGCGGAGATTGAGGAGAAGCGTGCCGGATTGGATTATCTGATTGACGGTGCGGTTATCAAGGTCACCGACTTCCGCATCCGCGAAACGCTGGGCTACACCGATAAGTTCCCGCGCTGGGCAGTAGCCTACAAGTTCGAGGCGGAAGAAACAACGACCATTCTGGAATCGGTGAGCTGGAACGTAGGGCGTACAGGCAAAGTGACGCCTCTGGCGCGGGTAGAAGCAGTGGAGCTTGCCGGTGTTACCGTGCAGAACTGCACACTTAATAACGTTGGCGACATCGAACGCAAAAATCTGAAGCATGCGCTGGGGACCCGCGTCTTCATCCGCCGCTCCAATGATGTCATTCCCGAGATCCTCGGCAAGGTAACGGAGGAGAGTGACGGCGGGGAGATTATTTTCCCGGACAACTGCCCTTCCTGCGGCTTCCCGCTGGAAATGCGCGGTGCGCATCTGTTCTGCAACAACAAGCTGGACTGCAAGCCGCAGATTGTCAGCCGGATTACTCATTTCGCTTCCCGGGATGCGATGGATATCGAGACCTTCAGCGAAAAGACCGCCGGCCAGCTGCATGAAGAGCTGAATGTGCGTGAGCCTGCGGACTTGTATGAGCTGACCTTTGAGCAGCTGGTCAAGCTGGACCGCTTCGGTGAGAAGAAGGCTGCCAATCTGCTTAAAGCACTGGAGGAGAGCAAGGCGCGCGATCTCGCTTCCTTCCTGTATGCGCTCGGCATTCCGAACACAGGCAAGGCAACCACCCGGATGCTGGCCGAGCATTACCGCAGCCTGGAGGCTGTTATGAACGCAACTGCAGAAGAGCTGTCCGGTCTGCCGGATATCGGGGGAATCGTGGCGGAGAGCATCGTGAGCTTCTTCGCGGATCCTTTTGTAGTGGTCAGCATTAACCGTATGCTGGAGCTGGGTGTGCAGGCCAAAGCGCCGGAAGCGCCGCTCCAGGTCAGTACCGATTCCTTCTTCAGCGGCAAAACGGTTGTCCTGACCGGCTCCCTGCAGAAGCTTACCCGCGAGGCGGCGGCGGAGCGCCTGGAGGCACTGGGGGCCAAGGTGTCGGGCAGCGTCTCCAAGAAGACAGATCTGGTCATAGCCGGGGAAAAAGCCGGCAGCAAGCTGGCCAAAGCCCAGCAGCTCGGCATTCAGGTCATCGAGGATGAAGATGAGCTTATCCGGCTACTGGAGCTGTAA
- the pcrA gene encoding DNA helicase PcrA → MQLINIQDAVSRLNPPQRKAVETTEGPLLIMAGAGSGKTRVLTHRIAWLIANRMAPPWAILAITFTNKAAREMQERVSKLVGDEGRDIWVSTFHSMCVRILRKDIERIGFTSNFSILDSSDQLSVIRNCMKDLNIDTKKFEPKAVQAVISTAKNELVTPAQYEQKIGDYFEGLVAKVYAKYQQRLRSNNSLDFDDLIMKTIQLFQDVPEVLDFYQKKFKYIHVDEYQDTNRAQYMLCRMLAEGHHRICVVGDSDQSIYRWRGADISNILNFEEDYPEATTILLEQNYRSTSNILNAANGVIALNTGRKPKKLWTDSDEGAKIKVFRGDSEHDEGYFVTGEISKNVKQGQAYQNHAILYRTNAQSRVIEEILIKSDIPYQIVGGIKFYDRKEIKDILAYLRLLSNPDDDISLARIINVPKRGLGDTTIGKLAVAAAERGISIFRVLQTVDDLGFAGRTRNALVEFYDMIEALHRMVEFLSVTELTEKILELSQYRLELQNENTLESRARLENIDEFLSVTMEFEKNNEDKSLVSFLTDLALIADIDSMNNDEEDRSDAVVLMTMHSAKGLEFPTVFIIGMEEGVFPHSRAFQDNDELEEERRLAYVGITRAEKQLFLSCARMRTLFGRTTANPPSRFLEEIPEELKEDTVRESDRFRRGGAEVGGAYGGRGFGGGSRGNFGGRATGGAGTSPAGGQSASLGGSTASAVPGAGRVSVTTGSGAQRATGGAAAPAGEFKAGDKVAHGKWGTGTIVSVKGTGNDTELQIAFPAPVGVKRLLAGFAPITKVE, encoded by the coding sequence ATGCAACTTATTAACATACAGGATGCCGTAAGCCGGCTGAATCCTCCGCAGCGTAAGGCTGTAGAAACGACGGAAGGGCCTCTTTTGATAATGGCCGGAGCGGGCAGCGGCAAGACCCGTGTGCTTACCCACCGGATTGCCTGGCTGATTGCGAACCGTATGGCACCGCCTTGGGCGATTCTGGCGATTACCTTTACGAATAAGGCAGCCCGTGAGATGCAGGAGCGTGTCTCCAAGCTGGTCGGGGATGAAGGACGGGATATCTGGGTATCCACCTTCCACTCCATGTGCGTGCGGATTCTGCGCAAGGATATTGAACGGATCGGCTTCACCTCGAATTTCTCCATTCTTGATTCTTCCGACCAGCTGTCTGTTATCCGCAACTGCATGAAGGATTTGAACATTGATACCAAGAAGTTTGAGCCAAAAGCGGTGCAGGCGGTAATCAGTACGGCGAAGAATGAACTGGTAACACCGGCGCAGTATGAGCAGAAGATCGGCGATTATTTTGAAGGCCTTGTGGCAAAAGTATATGCCAAGTACCAGCAGCGGCTCAGAAGCAACAACTCGCTGGATTTCGATGACCTCATTATGAAGACGATTCAGCTGTTCCAGGATGTTCCTGAGGTGCTGGATTTCTATCAGAAGAAATTCAAGTACATTCATGTCGATGAGTATCAGGATACGAACCGGGCACAGTACATGCTCTGCCGGATGCTGGCTGAGGGCCATCACCGGATTTGCGTAGTCGGCGACAGTGACCAGTCCATTTACCGCTGGCGCGGAGCGGATATTTCGAACATTCTGAATTTTGAAGAGGACTATCCGGAAGCGACAACCATTCTGCTGGAGCAGAACTACCGCTCGACCTCGAACATTCTGAATGCGGCCAACGGCGTTATCGCCCTGAATACAGGCCGTAAACCGAAGAAGCTGTGGACGGATTCGGATGAGGGCGCCAAGATCAAGGTGTTCCGCGGTGATTCCGAGCATGATGAGGGGTACTTCGTCACCGGAGAGATCAGCAAGAACGTTAAGCAGGGGCAGGCTTATCAGAATCATGCCATCCTGTACCGTACCAATGCGCAGTCCCGTGTAATAGAAGAAATTTTGATTAAATCGGATATTCCGTACCAGATTGTCGGCGGGATTAAGTTCTATGACCGTAAAGAAATTAAAGATATTCTTGCTTACCTGCGTCTCTTGTCCAATCCGGATGATGACATCAGTCTGGCGCGGATCATTAATGTGCCTAAGCGCGGCCTGGGGGATACTACGATCGGCAAGCTGGCTGTAGCAGCGGCTGAGCGGGGAATCTCGATTTTCCGGGTGCTGCAGACGGTGGATGATCTTGGCTTTGCCGGCCGGACGCGCAATGCGCTGGTTGAATTCTATGACATGATCGAAGCGCTGCACCGCATGGTGGAATTCCTGTCCGTAACCGAGCTTACCGAGAAGATATTGGAGCTGTCCCAGTACCGGCTGGAGCTGCAAAATGAGAATACGCTGGAGTCCCGTGCCCGGCTGGAGAACATTGACGAGTTCCTGTCCGTAACGATGGAGTTTGAAAAGAATAATGAAGACAAGTCGCTGGTCTCCTTCCTGACCGATCTGGCGCTGATCGCGGATATTGACAGCATGAACAACGACGAAGAGGACCGCAGCGATGCGGTTGTGCTGATGACGATGCACAGTGCCAAGGGTCTGGAATTCCCGACGGTATTCATCATCGGCATGGAGGAGGGCGTGTTCCCGCACAGCCGTGCGTTCCAGGACAATGATGAGCTGGAAGAGGAGCGCCGGCTGGCGTATGTAGGCATTACGCGCGCAGAGAAGCAGCTGTTCCTCAGCTGTGCAAGAATGCGCACGCTGTTCGGGCGGACGACGGCCAACCCGCCGTCCCGCTTCCTGGAGGAGATTCCGGAGGAGCTGAAGGAAGACACCGTCCGTGAATCGGACCGCTTCCGGCGCGGCGGCGCGGAGGTAGGCGGTGCCTATGGCGGCCGCGGCTTCGGCGGCGGCAGCCGGGGGAACTTCGGCGGCCGTGCCACAGGCGGCGCCGGCACCTCGCCGGCTGGCGGGCAAAGCGCCAGCCTGGGCGGCAGTACCGCGTCCGCTGTCCCGGGGGCAGGACGCGTGAGCGTGACGACCGGCAGCGGCGCGCAGCGCGCTACGGGAGGGGCTGCGGCGCCGGCCGGCGAGTTCAAGGCCGGCGACAAGGTGGCCCACGGCAAATGGGGCACCGGCACCATTGTGTCCGTGAAGGGCACCGGCAACGATACGGAGCTGCAGATTGCTTTTCCGGCGCCGGTTGGCGTGAAGCGGCTGCTGGCCGGGTTTGCACCGATTACCAAAGTCGAGTAA